The sequence GCTTAGTAGAGCAGGACAACTACCTTTCATGTcttacataggcctggtctacactaggagtttatctcgaatttagcagcgttaaaccaaattaaccctgcatgcatccacacaacgaagccctttacttCGATATAGAGGGCTCTTAATATGGATATCTGTACTCCTTCCcaatgaggggagtagcactgaaatcggtattgccatttagaattagggttagtgtggccgcaattcgacggtattggcctccgggagctatctcacagtgcaccattgtgacggctctggacagcaatctgaactggGATGcgctggccaggtagacaggaaaagccccgcgaacttttgaattacatttcctgtttgcccagcgtgcagagcacaggtgaccatgccgagctcatcagcacaggtaacattgcagtccgagaatcgaaaaagagcaccagcatggaccgtacgggaggtactggatctgattgctatatggggagaggattccgtgctagcagaactacgttccaaaagatgaaatgccaaaacatttgaaaagatctccaagggcatgatggagagaggtcacaatagggactcactgcagtgccgcgtgaaagttaaggagctgagacaagcctatcaaaaaacaaaggaggcaaacggttgctctgggtcagagctgcagacatgccgcttctacgctgagctgcatgcaattctaggggggggccgccaccactaccccacctctgaccgtggattccgaggagggggtaatctcggccatgcctgaggattctgcggatggggaagatgaggaggaggaggatgacgacgagcttccagagagcacacagcactccattcttcccaacagccaggatctttttctcagcctgactgaagtaccctcccaaccccaagacaatgaggccatggaagggacctccggtgagtgtacctttgtaaatataaaatatggtttaaaagcaagcattttttaatgattaatttgccctgaggacttgggatgcattcaagaccagtgcagctactggaaaagtctgttaatggagcggaaatcctccagggacatctccatgaagctctcctgagggtactccaaaagcctttccacaaggtttcttggcagtgcagccttattccgtcctccatggtaggacacttgaccatgccatgctagtagcaagtaatctggtatcattgcatgagagtgtatggtcccggtgtttgctggcattcaagcaacatccgttctttatctcgctatgttatcctcaggagagtgatatcgttcatggtaacctggttgaaatatgggaatttaattaaggggacagaggtggccgttcctactgggctgtttgcctgtggctgaaaagaaatccttccctgtagttagccaagtgtggtggggaggggatcttccctgataccagccacacggtgggaggagggataaagcgatcaccccagagaattggaggggggggcgtactttggtttctgcagggatcttccctgataccagccacgtggtgcgggggagggataaagcgatcatcccagagaattggatggcggggggttagtttggtttctgctgctgcacgttaacaggaaaaccgcagcactcaacggactttgcttggtatgtgggaaaggagggcgctgcttgtaggaaagctgcagaagccgaaagacaatggcttactatGGCCGCAtacaagccgaattctgttgcccggacctgcgtctgtgctctctaacaccaaagccgcaggcactcaatattaagatgaaaaatgcgaccttgtaccgaaatcacatgtgctatgtaatgtgaatagtgttgttcaccgtgaaagagtataagcattgttctgtaaaatgtatctttttaaatacttctctccctttttccctccctcccgcagctgcaaatttttcaagcctccctcctccgtcccgaaggctatctcagataaggcgtcgaaAAAAAAGGACGCGAGACaaaatgttctcggaaatcatggaatccacctgcaatgaaagagctcatctgaatgagtgaaaggacatggtatcaaagtacaggaaagatgccagtgaacatgaggccatgagggatgctcgagatgagaggtggcaggccgCAACGCtcgggctgctgcgtgatcaaacggacatgctccggtgtctggtggagcttcaggaacggcagcaggaggacagagtgctgctgcagccgctgtataacctccctcccccctcaccatgttccatagcctcctcacccagacggtGAGGTAAGAACACgggtgggggaggctccgtgcaccctcccactccaccccagtggacagcccaagcaaaaggctgtcattatattgaacttttttagtggccttttccttccctcctatcctcctcccaaaccccacccgggctaccttgtcagttctctccctctttttataattaattaataaagaatgcatgatttttaaacgatagtgactttatttcctttgaaagcaagctgggatcgaagggggagggtgggttgcttacagagaacgagtcaatcaagggggtgggttttcatcaaggagaaacaaacagaactttcacacggtagcctggccagtcatgaaactggttttcaaagcttctctgatgcgcagtgcttcctggtgtgctcttctaatcgccctgatgtctggctgcgcataatcagcagccaggcaatttgcctcagcctcccaccccgccataaaggtcccccccttactctcacagagattgtggagcacacagcaagcagcaataacaatgggaatattggtttggctgaggtctgagcgagtcagtaaagtgcaccagagaccttttaaacgtccaaatgcacattctactaccattctgcacttgctcagcctgtagttgaacaggtcctgactactgtccaggctgcctgtgtatggcttcatgagccatggcattaagggataggctgggtccccaaggataactataggcatttcaacatccccaactgttattttctggtctgggaagtaagtcccttgctgcagccgtttaaacagaccagagttcctgaagaagcgagcatcatgaacctttccccgccatcccacgttgatgttggtgaaacgtcccttgtgatccaccagtgcttgcagcaccattgaaaagtaccccttgcggtttatgtactggctgccctggtgctccggtgccaagatagggatatgggttccatctatcgccccaccacagttagggaatcccattgcagcaaagccatccactatgaccagcacgtttcccagagtcactgtcTTTGGTAGcaacagctcagtgattgctttggctacttggatcacagcagcccccacagtagatttgcccactccaaattgattcccgactgactggtagctgtctggtgttgcaagcttccacagggctatcgccacttgcttctcaactgtgagggctgctctcatcttggtattctggcgcttcagggcaggggaaagcaagtcacaaagttccatgaaagtgcccttacgcatgcgaaagtttcgcagccactgggaatcgtcccacacctgcgacactatgtggtcccacaaGTCCGTGCTTGTTTTCCGGGcacagaatcggcattccacggcatgaacctaccccattaacagcatgatctccaaagtgccggggcccgtgatttgatagaattccatgtccatgtcctcatcactcttgtcgccgcgctgccgtagcctactccttgtcgcctggttttgcaggttctggttcagcataaactgcatgataacgcgcgaggtgttacaatgttcatgactgctgtcttgagctgagcgggcaaaATGCTTGCCACggtatggtgtctgcactgttcacccaggaaaaaggcgcgaaatggttgtctgccgttgctttcccgGATGGaaggggaggatgtacccagaaccacctgcgacaatgtttttggccccatcggGCATTgcgatctcaacccagaattccaatgggcggaggagactgtgggaactatgggatagctatgggatagctacccacagtgcaatgctccagaaatcgacactagccctggtacatggacgcacaccgccaaattaatgtgcttagtgtggccgcatacattcgactttatacaatctgttgccaaaaatcgaattctgtaaattcggattaatcccgtagtgtagacatacccatagaatcatagacttgtcggactggaagggacttcagtagATCatttagttcagtcccctgcattcaaggcaggactacataataaATAGACcattccctgacaggtgtttgtctagcctgttcttaaaaaccttcagtgaaggagattccacaacctccgtaggcaatttgTTCCACTGCTTACCTATTCTGACAgttaggatgtttttcctaatgtccagcctaagcCTTGCTTGCTGTGATTTAAGCCtgttgcttcttatcctatcctcagaggttaacaagaacaatttttcaccctcctcatAGCAACTTTTtatgttatcatgtcccctcctcagacttttccagactaaataaacccatttttaaaaatctttcctcataggtcatgttttaaagacctttaatcatttttgttgctctcttctagactttctccagtttgtccacatctttcctgaaatgttgcacccggaactggacacagtagtccacCTGAGACcttatcagcgtggagtagaggggaagaattatttctcatgtcttgcttacaacatttctgctaatacatcccagaatgtttgctttttttgcaagagtgttacactgctgactcatatttactttgtgatccactgtaacccccagatccctttcctcagtaatcctttctaggcagtcgtttcccattttgtatgtgtgcagttgattgttccttcctaagtggagtactttgcatttgtccttattgaatttcatcgtatttacttcagaccatttctccagtttgtccagatcattttgaattttaatcctattctccaaggcacttgcaacccctcccaacttggggTGGAGTAAACAGCAAAACAAATGgagtaaacaacaacaacaaaaggcgTAAACAGCAAAACAACATGTCTGAGAGCAAACTATCAACAATATCgactattttttaaattcacatttattttacaaagttaaaaacaaaatcacataTATACCTAAAGAAACTCGGAAACGTTTTTAAGGAAAAAATCCAGAGCTTTGTTATTTATTtctcaaaataaaagaaaactaaaataaattgTAATTACAAACTTAAAAGAAACATTCTACCCTACAtatgatactcctgttaatacaccccagaataatagtcttttttgtaactgcatcacattgttgactcagatTCAATATGTGATCCAGTAtaaccccccagatccttttcagcagtactgccacTTCGCCACTTATTCCCTGTTTTGTAGTTGTgtctttgatttttccttcccaagtgaagtactttgcacttatttttattgaatttcatcttgttgatttcagaccagttctctaattagtcaaggtcattttgaattctagtcctgCCCACCAAAGTGCATGCaatctctcccagcttggtgtcacctgcagattttataagcatactccctactccatcatccaagtcattaataaaaatattgactagtaccaggaCTCACGGCCGTGGGACCCCACTAGCTATGCCCTCCCAATTTTGCAACTAACCATTGATAACTATCCATTGAATAAggactttcaaccagttgtgcacccaccttatagtaatttaattaaGACCacatttcctagtttgcttatgagaatggcatgtgggattgtgtcaaaagccttactaaaatcaagctaTTCACCCGCATCCACAAggcaagtaaccctgtcaaagaagaaattTGGTTGGTTGggcattatttgttcttgacaaatccatgctggctattccttataaccctattatcttctAACTGcatacaaattgattgtttaataagttgttccagtatctttccaggtatcaaagttagtctgactggtctataattcccttgTCTCCTTtgctcccctttttaaagataggtactatgtttgcccttttccagcctctgggatctcacctgtcctccataagTTCTCAAAGGTAATTTTTTactgttctgagattgcttcagctaattccttaagtaccctaggatgaattttatCAGGTcatgctgacttgaatacatagggtatgtctacactatgggattaatccgaatttatataattcgaatttgggaaacagattgtataaagtcgaaatgtatgcggccacactaagcacattaattcggcggtctgcgtccaagtaccggggctagcgtcgatttctgcagcgttgcactgtgggtagctatcccatagttcccgcagtctcccgcgcccattggaattctgggttgagatcccagtgcctgatgggacaaaaaacatcgtcgcaggtggttctgggtacagcctcacctcctccctccctccctccctgcatgaaagcaacggacggcagacaaccattttgcgccttttttcctgggtgaacactgcagactccataccacggcaagcatggagcccgctcagctcaagacagcactcatgaacattgtaaacacctcgtgcgttctcgtggagtttatgctgagccaggaccagaaaaacgaggcgaggaggcagcagcggcggcagcgcagcgacaagcatgatgaggacatggacatggacacggaattctgtgaaaccacgggccccggtgctttggagatcatgttgttaatggggcaggttctatccatggaacgccgattctgggcaagggaaacaagcacagactggtgggaccgcatagtgttgcaggtgtgggatgattcccactGGCTGCGGAACTTtggcatgcgtaagggcactttcatggaactttgtgacttgctgtcccctgccctgaaacgccagaataccaagatgagagcagccctcacagttgagaagcgcgtggcgatagcccggtggaagcttgcaacgccagacagctaccggtcagtcaggaatcaatttggagtgggcaaatctacggtgggggctgctgtgatgcaagtagccaaagcaatcactcaggtgctgctacgaaagttagtgactctgggaaatgtgcaggccatagtggatggctttgctgcaatgggattccctaactgtggtggggcgatagatggaacccatatccctatcttggcaccggagcaccaagccaccgagtacataaagtaccgcaaagggtacttttcaatggtgctgcaagcacttgtggatcacaagggacgtttcaccaacatcaacgcgggctgggcgggaagggttcatgacgctcgcgtcttcaggaacactactctgtttaaagggctgcagcaagagacttactttccggaccagaaaataaccgttggggatgttgaaatgccaataggtattcttggggacccagcctaccccttaatgccatggctcatgaagccatacacaggcagcctggacaggagtcagtagctgttcaactacaggctgagcaagtgcagaatggtggtagaatgtgcatttggccgtttaaaaggtcgctggcgttcattattgactcgctctgacctcagccaaagaaatctccccattgttatttctgcttgctgtgtgctccacaatctctgtgaaagtaagggggagacctttatggcggggtgggaggctgaggcaaatcgcctggctgctgattacgcgcagccagacaccagggcgattagaagagcacaccaggaagcgctgtgcatcagagaggctttgaaaaccagtttcatgactggccaggctacagtgtgaaatatctgtttgtttctccttcatgaaaacctgccccctttattgactcattttctgtaaggaacccaccctcccccttcccccagcttgctttcaaaccaaataaagtcattatcatttaaaaatcatgtattctttattaatagattagaaaaagagggagggaacccgggtgggatttgggaggaggatcggtgggaaggaaaaggccactaaaaaaaggttaaaaaaatgacagccttttgcttgggctgtccactggggtggaatgggaaggtgttcggagcctccccccccccgcgttcttacacgtttgggtgaggaggatatggaacatggggaggggggaggggggtacaggggctgtagcagcagtctgttttcctgcagccgttcctgaagctccaccagacgccggagcatgtctgtttgctcatgcagcagccccagcgttgcatcctgcctcctctgatcttcctgccgccacctctcatctcgagcgtctctcctctcctcacgttggtccctcctgtcctcacgttcactggcttctttcctatactttgcaaccgtttccttccactcattcagatgagctctgtcactgcggctggattccataatttctgaaaacatctcgtctcgcgtcttctttttacgacgccttatctgtgatagccttcgggatggaggagggaggcttgaggaatttgcagctgctgtagggaggggaaagaagagagaattgtttaaaaagatacattttgcaaaacaatgcttatactctttcacggtgaccaacactattcacattacatagcacatgtgatttctgtgcaaggtcgcattttgcctcttaatactgagtgcctgtggctttgctgctagagatcacaggtccgggcaacagaattcggcttgcatgcggccatggtaagccattgtcttacggcttctgcgccctcctttcccacataccaagcaaagcccgtagagtgctgcggtttttctgttaacattcagcagcagcagaaaacaaactaaccaccccacccccccctcccgccatgaattctctgggatgatcgctgtacccctccccccaccgcgtggctggtatcagggaagatccctgcaggaaccaaactaaccccccccccacagcccccctcctgccataaattctctgggatgatcacggtacccctccccccaccgcgtggctggtaacagggaagatccctgctagccaaacgcgaaaagctcagggccaatttcccatctgcgcttggctaactgcagggaaggatttattttcagccacaggcaaacagcccagtaggaatggccacttctgtccccttaattaagttcccgtatttcaaccaggttaccat is a genomic window of Chrysemys picta bellii isolate R12L10 chromosome 7, ASM1138683v2, whole genome shotgun sequence containing:
- the LOC135972896 gene encoding uncharacterized protein LOC135972896, which gives rise to MQADNRKRAPAWTVREVLDLIAVWGEDSVLAELRSKRRNAKTFEKISKGMMERGHNRDSDQCRVKVKELRQAYQKTKEANGRSGSEPWTCRFYAELHAILAGAATTTPPVIVDSGSGIVSSATPEDSADGGEEEEEEDELAESTQHSVLPNSQDFFLSLTEVPSQPSQASIQDPDPMEGTSAAANSSSLPPPSRRLSQIRRRKKKTRDEMFSEIMESSRSDRAHLNEWKETVAKYRKEASEREDRRDQREERRDARDERWRQEDQRRQDATLGLLHEQTDMLRRLVELQERLQENRLLLQPLYPPPPSPCSISSSPKRVRTRGGGGSEHLPIPPQWTAQAKGCHFFNLFLVAFSFPPILLPNPTRVPSLFF